TTGTAACGATGAGAAAAATGAATCTTGCAACTCCCCTGCCTGGCAAAGAAAACCAACCTCCAGACATGGTTCGGAGATCATCGCGTTTGTCGGATAAAAAATTGGGTAAGTTTGAATTTTCTCACAACTCACTGTAAAAGGATGGTTCGTAACTAATCGTTCTTTCTCTCCAGTGCTTCCATTGAAAATTCAACAGACTGTAAAATTATCCGATTATGACTCTGATGACCTATCCGATGACCTAAATGATATTGATGCAGTGAGCGAAAGTAGCGATGACGTCACCAGCGAGGATGATACTGGTGATGATGTCACTGATGAAGAATCAGGTACCATCGGGACAGAGCcagtgatgacgtcacagcgaaatgactttaaattttttgttagacGAAAGATTGGCCAAAAGGCCAAAAAGGGGAAAAAACATGACGTCAAAAGCGCGACAACTCCGCCAaagaaatgacgtcacatcgtTTGTAACTAAAACACGGAAGGTGACCGCAACTTAGCGATCTTGTCGCTTTAATTTAAATGAATGGCTCAGGCCACAACCTGGTTGTTTCACAGAAGCGCTCCCCGCACATCCAACCTCGGAAAACTCCCCTAAAGGCGGCATCAACCAGATTTGAAAAAGCGCGGGAAAACCTCCACGTATCAGCGGTGCCCGATGCCCTGCCTTGCCGAGAGAATGAATTCCAAACGATCTACTCCTTCATTGAGGGCAAGATAAGCTCGGGGACCGGAGGGTAAATGACGTGTGACGTGACGCCCCCCGAACCCAATAATGGCGATTTCTAACCGAGAACCTGACCCTAGGTGCATGTACATCAGCGGGGTGCCTGGGACCGGGAAAACAGCGACCATGACGGAGGTTCTCTCCTCCCTACAACGCGCGGTTGATGACGACGGCCTCGAAGCATTCGATTATGTTGAAATAAACGGCATGAGACTTACAGAACCGCATCAGGCTTACGTCAGCATACTAAAGGTAAGGCGAGTTGattttgtgatgtaacaatgcaCTTAGTGACGGACGTTCGTTTACAGCAACTGACTGGCACGAAGGCGACTGCCGACCACGCAGCGCAGCTTCTCACCAAACATTTCAACCAGAGGGGAAAGAAGACGACCTTACTTGTGGTCGATGAACTTGATCTCTTGTGGACCAAGAAACAGGTGAATCACCCAATGTGAAACTCCGATTATGTGATTTTCATGTTTAGCATTCTTATTTTGCAGGACGTGATGTACCACATCTTTGATTGGCCATCGCATCGTCACGCTCGACTGATTGTGGTTGCCATTGCCAACACGATGGACCTCCCGGAGCGATTGATGATGAACCGAGTGTCGAGTAGACTCGGCCTCACCAGACTCTCATTTCTTCCTTACACCTTCAAGCAGGTTGGAGTTGCCACGCACTGCGGTTGTTTGAATTTATCGACCATTTTCTCTGGCTCGCAATTATTTGTAGGGTCAGTTTTATGGCCTTAGCCTCACACAACAAACTGAAAACTTTACCCATCGCCATTTTTTgattcaaattaatttttttccgGCCTACCTTCGACAGCGGAGTGCATGAGCTGACTTCGGTGGATCACGGAGTTTGCCGCTGCCTTAAGTTTATTAATAACACTTGGCGCCGCTTATAGtcgatgaaataaacaaaattgcaGTTGTGACATTTCCTCCCTCAGCTGCAAGAGATCATCACAACCAGGTTGAGGGGACTGGAGGCATTTGATGCCGACGCCGTCCAACTGGTGGCGAGGAAGGTTGCAGCAGTGTCTGGGGATGCGAGAAGATGTCTGGATGTTTGCAGAAGAGCGATTGAGATTGCTGAGAAGGACAAAAGGTGAGAGCCGGTGATGAGGTCGCGATGGAGTGTTTACTGACTTGCTCTTTCACATCTAGGAGCACGAAGGCGTCCGCCTCGATCGAGCACGTCCACACGAGTCTGCAGGAGATGTTCGCCTCGCCCATGGTCAAGTTGATCAGGTGAGCGCACGACTGCTTCGTGAAGCAAACCTCACTGACCTCAAACCTCGCACTTTAAACATGAACTTGACATCACGCCGTTACAGACACAGTTCGACCCATGAGAAGATCTTCCTCCGGTCAGTCGTCGCCGAGTTCAGGAGATCCGGCCTGGAGGAAGCCACCGTCGGATTGGTTCTCCAGCATCACGTGGCTCTGGCCAAACTCGAAGGGCTTCCCCCGCCCAATGTGACGTCACTAATCAAGGTAGGTGGCTTGGTAACCACAACAGCATTGCACCCATGGGCGTAGTCAATTGAGCGGCAGATCACCAATTTTTACCACGTGTGTAGGTCTGCAACCAACTTGCCGCATCCAGAGTTGTTCTGCTGGAGATGGGGCGCCACGACATCTACGCAAGGATTCGACTCAACGTGAGCGTTGATGACGTTTTATTTGCGCTCAGTGACTACGCTTCCTGACCTCATTGATACCGATGAACAGACGCGATGTTATTGTTGTGAAATTTATTCCGAAACTGCCAAAATGAGTCCAAcagtgtttgttttgttaccGCATTAAACTGACGTTGAAATCACTGAAATTATTGCCGGGAACAAAAACGTTCATTTGCAAAGAAAACACtggaaatgacgtcatagacaCACGAAGACGAAAACACAGAAATATCCGAAACGGGGTGACAATGGATCCTAACGAGCCAGACTCGACTCATATCGGGTCCAAAATAGTTCTGTGCAAAAACAGCCCCTGCAGTTATGACATAACAGTACGCGTGTGACGTACTTGCATAGGGGGGTGGTTGACATTCAGCGAGTCAGGTTGAAGGATACACATAATTGTGACgaaataataatacaaaaaacCACATGttcatgacgtcatattcGGCACATGTGAAATTAAACTACCGCGACTTcgctgaaaatttttttcttttttttttaaatattttgaaaggtttgttgGGAAAATCAGCCACAGTTTAAACTAGGTTGCCCTGGCAACCGTGTGTAACAATAggtgtgacgtcatcgtaTACAGAGGTGACGCATCAATCAAAAGCCAGCACCTtgtcattatgatgtcataagcACCCAACCGGAAGCTACCCCGTAGTCGggcaaagaaaacaaaaaatttttaaataaacatagTAGCATATTGAAGTAGCGGCGCGTAGTTCGCTGTGACAACACAGTGTTGTACCGGGAGCCACTGTGAGAACATAATCAAACTAAAACGAAAGCTTGTTTCCGATGACGTAATTCGTCCGAGGAGGGGAATCACCGATGTCCGGGTCAAGGGAAAACAGAATTAGCAAAGACAGAACCGTGCTCGGGGCACGTAAGCCGCTATCATCTTTCCCCTCCCATTGATCCATTAGGGACGGGACGACCCCCGCTGTTTCCATAGTAACGGTTAAAGTTTCCCCGGCGAGGTCTATATCCACCCCTTCCCCGAAAATCCCGCGGTCCATTGCCCCTGCCCCCTCCGTATCCCCAATCTCGATGGTCGTATCGGCGATGTTCGTGCCCGTCATTCCTGTCTCTATGGTAACGGTAGTTGCCGCGTCTGTGTTCGAAGTCGCCGCGTCGCGAGTATCCGTTCGTCATCCCCTCCGGACGCTTTTGCGACACTGGGGCTTCCTCAACCACTTCTGGAGTCTTGTTCTTCGCTTCCGGACTATCATCATCCGGGGATTTCCCTTCAGAAGGATCGCGAGTTTCGTCAGATGATCTGCTGTCGTCACCAGAGTCAGACTTGGCCGCGTCGGACTGAGCTTTCTTGCGGAGCATCTCGGCGTAGGTCAGTCGTCTGCCGTCTATGGAACAAACAAACGTCAGTTTCACAGAAGTAGAAATATGAAAGCATTCAGAGATTAGAAGCAAGCCCCACCTGGGGTTGGTGATGACGATGTGACCGATTCCCCTTCGTCATTTTCTGTCTTGACGTCATCAGGCACCTTCAAAGCAAGAGAAGTTAAATGTGAAGTTGAGAGAAATAAATATTCTGGCAGCATGAGGACGGACCTTGCAGGATATCTCCAAATCTTTGTCATCTTGAGCAGGAGCTTTTCTCTCGGACTCCACCAATTTTGAGCTGGGTTGGTTGCCTTTGGGGCCTTCTCGGTGACCAGTTGGGCGCTGGGGCTTCTTTGGGTGCACAGTGTGGACTGCAGACTGCTGGGGTTTTGAAGAATTCAAAGCGGATTTAGCTGGATCAGGTTTATCAAGCGGACTCTGCTTGGAGTGAGACTTCGATGACGCTTGTGCAGACGAGTGGTGACTTGATTTACCTGCAACAGTGGGCTCTGTTAGCTCATGAGAGACCACAATGTGTAGAAGAACAAACGTACAAATTACCTTTGACAGGTTTCGATGCAAGGACTTCGTTTGTGTCGTTCTTAACGCGCGTCGGCTTTCCACCATCCGTGCTTAGCTTAGGTGGGGCAGGTTGGGGAGGAGCGGGCTTGGAGGAAATTGAAACCTCCGAATATGTCTTTTGTGGAGGAGCAGAGCTCTCGGGGGTTGGTGCCTGTTAACAGATGAAGTCGTCAAAACACCACACAGAGCTAATTCACATTTGCGACTTCCAGAATAAGATCATATTGATACCTTTGTGCGGATGTTGCTCTTCTGCTCATCTGCGTCTTCATCCTGGACATCCTTACCGGGCTGAGGATTCTCCGATGATCCGGGAAGTGGAGGAAAGGAGTTGCTCTCAAGGTTGAAGGGAGTATTGCCCACTGATGGATGAGGAGCTGGCTGTAGAAAATGAAAGAAGATTGTGAGTGGTCCGGAGCACATGTCATCCTCTCGAGTGATCGGAACAAACCGTATTCTTCTCGTCTTCTCTTCGACCGCGTCTCTGTCTTGAGTTCCTGCGATCCAAACCGCTCTGGTAGTTTCTGCAGAAAAAGTTTGACTTGCTTGACTCAAAGTTTGCCTGGGGAAGGCTATTTCGCCAAATTCAACTTACCTTTGTTCGTTGACGTCGGAACCATTTGATGCCGGGCCATTTGAGGGCGTCCTACCAATGGGCCGTTTcgaataattattattatagtcCGCAGCATCATCTGCGTACAAGTAAGTTACAAGTTCACAgaagcaatggttttagttgaaaatatttctcaatCAACCAACATAAACATCAAATGAACAGAGTGTCCTGTATTTCTCATTCTAACATCTATTGAACCAAaagtattatattttaatgaatGTTACGACATACTTAAGCCAGTACTCTCTCCATACTCCTTGTCGCCATACGGTGTTGAACCACGTGACCTCTGCGAAAAtgagtttcaattttttaaggGTAACAAGATCGTTGTAGGATTTTTATgtcacaataattcagcaattTCAGGGCAGGCTCGCCTCAAGAAATTATCGCAATAGCTCGGCTACAAGACGTCACAGGTTGATTACAAACGAACAGTTCTAACCGACGCGACAAGCAAATTGATACCTGGTCACTGTGGCCTCCTCCTGCTTTGCTGTGATGTTGGAAGTGACGATCGTGGTGCACGTCATTTGATGCTATTGGTCGGTTACTTGAATAAGCGCCATGGTGACCATAGCCGCCGTAGGATTGTTGGTTCATCGCTGCAAAATACAAACTGGATGTTACTCCCTTTGCCTCGGTTGCGCCATGCAGTGTACATCACGTGGATAAAAAACTTTGAACTTGCATTGATCAAAATATGGATCCTAACCTTTGTTCAAAAACCGAGGACTGATCTCAGTCTGGTTGCCTGAGGTTCTGGGGTTGACCCGATTGCCACGATTTCCATTCTGGGCCGACACGTaattcttaaaacaaaaaacttgtaaatCTGATACCAACAGGAATGACGGGACACAgtacaaggtttccgtaggatAAAAGCAACTTTCCAATTTAATTATTTCTAAAAACCCGAAAAGAGATTTTAAAAGCGATAACAGAGTTGTCTGTGATGATGGGAGCATTGCTCACCTGGTGGTGATAGTTGTTTGAGGGTCGATGCTGCACATGATGCAGCACCTGCCCCCTCCTGTGTGCACTGAGGGGTTGCGGGGGCACCATCATGGTGAGGTGGGGCTCGTTTGCATTTGGGGTGACGAAAGGGGCCTGCACGGCTGGCAGATAGTGGGAAGGATGAGCCCCAGCTCCACTCACTGTCAAAAGACATCATATAATAGGTAGAAAGCGTAATACAATCTCCACGGAACTGTTGAAGAATTTTCGCAGCAGCTACTAACGCTGACATCACAAGGAGGATATTTTAACTTACTCTGAGCAACTCTGTGGTCGGTTTGGATGAAATGCTGGGGCTGGTGGAAGCCATCTGGGGCAAGGCTGGGTGGGTTGGGGTCGCTAGTGAGCACATATCGAGCTGCAGTGGGGTTAACCTGTGTGGACGGGTTGTTATGTTGGGCTCCTGATGTTGACTTTCTTTGATTGAAAGATCTGACAAAAAATTACATCCATTAAGTATAAATTTAAATGTCATTGTTTTACAACCGGGCTATCTTTCCATAGACATCAAATCATGTGACAAAGAATACTCAGTTTCATGCCAATAATGTTAAATACTAACCGTTGACTGACACCTTTATGGAAATCAGTGAACCTAGAAATGAATTAGAATTACATCACCATCACCTaacaaatttcatttatgAGGTCATAGCAGGAGGTTAAGTTACCTGTGTCCAGCCGAGTAGGGAGGAGATTTTGTGGCATTCATTGCGCTTGGTTGCGACGATTGACTTGgcttgaaattttgttgctggAAAGTCCCCTGAAATAAAAAGGAACAGTCAGTTTATTCACAAGTTATCCGGCACCATCAACTCGAACATTCAAGCATGAAAACGCACAAATTAGTAGAAAGACAACCATAGAAATCTTACCATAACGTTGACATCTGCTGCATAGATATTTGGTTGCCACGGAGCCACAACAAATGGACTGAACTGTGCACTCAATGCTACAGGTGGGCTAGGTTGCTGACCACTTGTGGGTACGACGCCGGGTGATGGGGGCTCAAAGCGGGTGATAAAGGGAGGCGGGGGTGCGTGGGACACTACCACGTGACCCCCAGATGGAAAAGCGGGTTGGGCGCACAACACAAAGGACTGGGGGGGAGGGATGTAGTCGATTGGGGGGGATGTGACCTGAAAAGCAGTTGTTATATCACAATAGCAAGTTATTTGTGGGAACAATCGTGCAGGGATCAACAGGAGGGAGACTCTCCAGCTGCTTCAATACCTGCTGTTGTTGAGCTGATGGAAGAGGAGCTCCTTGCTCCTGTGCTGCTCTGTTGCTGGCATGTTGAGAGCTGAATGTGGTCACGCGATGGGTCGTGGATTTCATTCGAGCCTGGAAACATATACAAAGAGTCTGAGCGAATTGACACACTGTGGGTATCGTTCTACCTTAAGATAGCAGCCACACGTTGATTGAAGACGTGACAATATTACCTGGACAAGGTGGCCTTGAAACGTGACCTGGTTCTCTCGGAGATAGCAATATGCAGCCTGGGCGTCCTCTTCACTGTCAAATGTAGTGTACCAGCTTGTCCCAGCGGCATGCTTGCACGACATGAGTTTTGGGCAACCCGGACCAGAGAATAATTCTCCAATCCTCTGAATGAATCGAAAAAAAATCACGATTAGTTTGAAGAAAATCTTCGTACATGGACGACTGGTAACTTTGCACACCTCGAGTGGAGTGCCTTCAGGAATGTCTCTTAATATGACGACGCATCTCGTTTTGATTGGGCGAACACGTTCGCCTTTTTCGTCAACATGAACCAGCGTTGATGctgtcgaagaaaatttgtttaagaCAGTGCGACTAAAAGAAGACTAAAGCTTCGAGACATAATTCACCTTTCAATGCCTCCACCACAAGATTTATGTCGGATGTAAGCTTTTTAATCGCATTAAAATTTGCAATGGTGCATATAGGGACATATTGCTCGCTGTCCATCTGTGATATGAGATAGGGATCTTGTGACAAGTTCTCACTGCAAAGTAAGAGGTCAACGGGTGAGAACAGGTCAGCGTTTGTGCATGAACTCAATTGTGAATGTTTCATAGATAGAGCACAGTACGTTGAAAAGTAATATTCCAGCTGGTACTGCACTTGTTTCAGCAGATCCTTGCCTTCCAGTTTGGGCAACATAACAATGGGCTGAACCACCTCGTTCCTTTCACCCCCGTCCATAGGTCCTCGGTGCACATCATTCTTTGCAACTAAACAAGATCATTTAATAAACATCCTATTGTTCACAATTGAGATTAAAGTGACGAGTTGTCGTACCATTGTCCACAGCAGCACCTGCAGTCACCTTTGTGTTCATTATGCCGTTCAAATCTGCAAAAATTTCTCTGGGTAACAAGCAGAAGGCACAATTGTACAACTTTGTAATCGAGGGGTCATTACCTGCACTGGGCGCCCCAAGTGGTGAAAGAGAAACGAAAGAATTTATTTCCAGTGTTGATTGTGTGGACGCACTCACTGATTCAATCTGtgtgaaaataaacacaatgaaTATGTTGAAGTGTAAATAAACTACGAAGAATAAATTTGAAGCAGTCAGTAGGAGGCTTCTGAAGCAGCAAATCGAATTGCTTTGTGAGAAAACTATCACTATCACGATTTCAGGCTTAAATGGTACCAAAAATGATTATcgtaaaatcaaaacaaataaacttttaatgaGAATTCAAGCTTTGAATGACTTTAATCTGAAATTACCAAAGCATACAAAACGTCTGAAAACCAATTGCGTAAGTAACAAAGAGCTACCACCATGTAGCAACAGCTTGAAAGTAATCCAAAGCCTATTCAATTATTCATCTCTTCCATCATAAACATTTGCAAAGACATAGAAATAAAACCTATCACCAGCGGCTAAGCCCAAGTCCTGGCAGCAAGCTGACCAACGAATGGATAATCACAAATAGTCTAACACATTTCTAAATGCCAACAGGATATTGTTGcgtttaaaataatcttatGGCTTTCATCTAGATAGGAATGCGCTCCAACGTAACGTTCTAAATTGAACTATAACAAGTCACTCTGTATGTTTCCGTTGTTACCTTAATCTCCACCTACTGGTTATTATTTGCACTCAACTTCTCATTACACACAAAGCATGGGGAAGATGCCAGCGCCAATTCCCGCGTCTCAATCACACGCGTTGTCGTCAGGTATCACAGTGTTTCTTCTGTGACATCACAACCTCCCCCTATAGTGCGACGCTGCACGTCGAATTTGCGAcgtatttttgtaaatattatcTAAGCACTcattattttgtcaaaatccaGTTTGATGAGATCAGCTTTTTGCACGAGCACCAACCTGTGCTATAAAGAATGTGAAGTGAGCGGACATCGCTGTAGCCACAGACTTCCACTGACCTCCATTGCAACCGCAGCTAACACCGCATTGTGCGCGAGTTAATTGCTTCTGTGGTGGCGCCGAAAATTAATCCTATTGTTTGCGGCCTATTGACCTATTAACCATCCTTTGTGAGAGTTCTTTCTCTCCTtaatttgtgatgtcataatcccCGTCTGTGATGTCACGATCCCCCTGTGTGATGTGTGCCAAGCCAAGCACATGGCCGTGTGTTTCCCACAATCCTTCGAAATAAGACTAATAATATGTTGACTTAAAGTCGAAGATAAATTGCAAAATCTTTTCCCTAGTATTTAGTGGTTATGCCATTCATTGCCAAAGTGTGTCGTTAAAAGCGTATTATGACATAATTGGTGGCAATTATAACGTCACAACATGTACATGACGCTAGTGTTTGAAGTAAGAATGAATGGAACAAGAGAAAAAACAGAGCAACGTGAAGGTACATGAGCACGTAACAGGAATATGTTGCGTTAATTAACCTCACTTTAACTTACAGTTGATGTCTTTGTGCTGGTGCAGATGCTAACCTACAGCTCACTGAGCTTTGTCTCAGCTGTGAGCACAAGCCAAGTCCATTACCGGTAACTGCTGCTTAATGCAGACCGAGGGTTTCACCAGCACACGTGCTTGTGCCATTAAATATTACTGAACAAATCTTTCACCACTTTAATCGATGACAACTCTTCTCTACTTCAAGTTGAAATTCTTTACAACACGGATGATTTATGGTAATTTTTAACCCAAACTTAAAGGCGCCACTTTCAGCATTAGCACAGTAAACAAAGCTTTCTGTGAAATCGCTAAACTTCCAAATCAAACTCAAACGTATCTATGTTTCGTAAAACCGACGACCTCAATCTTTGTAATCAACACATGGCGCATCAGACGCGTGAGAATAAGCAACGCACGAGTCCGTCACCACTCGTCTGTGACAGGCGCGTTGCAATAAGACACTCGCTGCTGCACTGCAACCTCACGACCCTACTCGTATGATACGTCACTAGAGTTTCTTACTTGCGGTGTGATGGGCAGAGACCAGGCTGAAGCCACTTGCTGGGCGCTTCTCGGTGCCTCCGTTTTCACCGACGCACTTTCACCGTTGGCCGACTTCATGGCCGCAGATGTCGGCGAATGTCTCGATCGGACTGTGCCGGGTCTGGAACGAGCCGCTGAGGCGGTTTGCTGGAAAGACTGGCCTCTCTCGGGCCCTCTTCTTGGCTGGACTGCCTTGTTCGCGCGGCTGTGGCTCTGTCCTGGCTGCGATCGTTTCAGCTGCTTTCGTCTCTGCTTGCTGCGACTGGTGACCACACAATGCCACTCGTCGCTTTCTCCCGACTCGCTGCGGGCGTCATCCCTCGAAATTAGAAGTCTCTGTTCGCTCGTTTTTTCTTCGTCTTTCGACGTCACTCTTTGATCTGCAGGGCAAGGCGACTCtctaattgtgacgtcattattgaAATGGACAATACTCTGGTCAGATTGACCACTCAGCTGAGGTA
Above is a window of Clavelina lepadiformis chromosome 8, kaClaLepa1.1, whole genome shotgun sequence DNA encoding:
- the LOC143468902 gene encoding uncharacterized protein LOC143468902 isoform X5, which codes for MNTKVTAGAAVDNVAKNDVHRGPMDGGERNEVVQPIVMLPKLEGKDLLKQVQYQLEYYFSTENLSQDPYLISQMDSEQYVPICTIANFNAIKKLTSDINLVVEALKASTLVHVDEKGERVRPIKTRCVVILRDIPEGTPLERIGELFSGPGCPKLMSCKHAAGTSWYTTFDSEEDAQAAYCYLRENQVTFQGHLVQARMKSTTHRVTTFSSQHASNRAAQEQGAPLPSAQQQQVTSPPIDYIPPPQSFVLCAQPAFPSGGHVVVSHAPPPPFITRFEPPSPGVVPTSGQQPSPPVALSAQFSPFVVAPWQPNIYAADVNVMGTFQQQNFKPSQSSQPSAMNATKSPPYSAGHRFTDFHKGVSQRSFNQRKSTSGAQHNNPSTQVNPTAARYVLTSDPNPPSLAPDGFHQPQHFIQTDHRVAQMSGAGAHPSHYLPAVQAPFVTPNANEPHLTMMVPPQPLSAHRRGQVLHHVQHRPSNNYHHQNYVSAQNGNRGNRVNPRTSGNQTEISPRFLNKAMNQQSYGGYGHHGAYSSNRPIASNDVHHDRHFQHHSKAGGGHSDQRSRGSTPYGDKEYGESTGLNDAADYNNNYSKRPIGRTPSNGPASNGSDVNEQRNYQSGLDRRNSRQRRGRREDEKNTPAPHPSVGNTPFNLESNSFPPLPGSSENPQPGKDVQDEDADEQKSNIRTKAPTPESSAPPQKTYSEVSISSKPAPPQPAPPKLSTDGGKPTRVKNDTNEVLASKPVKGKSSHHSSAQASSKSHSKQSPLDKPDPAKSALNSSKPQQSAVHTVHPKKPQRPTGHREGPKGNQPSSKLVESERKAPAQDDKDLEISCKVPDDVKTENDEGESVTSSSPTPDGRRLTYAEMLRKKAQSDAAKSDSGDDSRSSDETRDPSEGKSPDDDSPEAKNKTPEVVEEAPVSQKRPEGMTNGYSRRGDFEHRRGNYRYHRDRNDGHEHRRYDHRDWGYGGGRGNGPRDFRGRGGYRPRRGNFNRYYGNSGGRPVPNGSMGGER
- the LOC143468902 gene encoding uncharacterized protein LOC143468902 isoform X3; the encoded protein is MVVALCYLRNWFSDVLYALIESVSASTQSTLEINSFVSLSPLGAPSADLNGIMNTKVTAGAAVDNVAKNDVHRGPMDGGERNEVVQPIVMLPKLEGKDLLKQVQYQLEYYFSTENLSQDPYLISQMDSEQYVPICTIANFNAIKKLTSDINLVVEALKASTLVHVDEKGERVRPIKTRCVVILRDIPEGTPLERIGELFSGPGCPKLMSCKHAAGTSWYTTFDSEEDAQAAYCYLRENQVTFQGHLVQARMKSTTHRVTTFSSQHASNRAAQEQGAPLPSAQQQQVTSPPIDYIPPPQSFVLCAQPAFPSGGHVVVSHAPPPPFITRFEPPSPGVVPTSGQQPSPPVALSAQFSPFVVAPWQPNIYAADVNVMGTFQQQNFKPSQSSQPSAMNATKSPPYSAGHRFTDFHKGVSQRSFNQRKSTSGAQHNNPSTQVNPTAARYVLTSDPNPPSLAPDGFHQPQHFIQTDHRVAQMSGAGAHPSHYLPAVQAPFVTPNANEPHLTMMVPPQPLSAHRRGQVLHHVQHRPSNNYHHQNYVSAQNGNRGNRVNPRTSGNQTEISPRFLNKAMNQQSYGGYGHHGAYSSNRPIASNDVHHDRHFQHHSKAGGGHSDQRSRGSTPYGDKEYGESTGLNDAADYNNNYSKRPIGRTPSNGPASNGSDVNEQRNYQSGLDRRNSRQRRGRREDEKNTPAPHPSVGNTPFNLESNSFPPLPGSSENPQPGKDVQDEDADEQKSNIRTKAPTPESSAPPQKTYSEVSISSKPAPPQPAPPKLSTDGGKPTRVKNDTNEVLASKPVKGKSSHHSSAQASSKSHSKQSPLDKPDPAKSALNSSKPQQSAVHTVHPKKPQRPTGHREGPKGNQPSSKLVESERKAPAQDDKDLEISCKVPDDVKTENDEGESVTSSSPTPDGRRLTYAEMLRKKAQSDAAKSDSGDDSRSSDETRDPSEGKSPDDDSPEAKNKTPEVVEEAPVSQKRPEGMTNGYSRRGDFEHRRGNYRYHRDRNDGHEHRRYDHRDWGYGGGRGNGPRDFRGRGGYRPRRGNFNRYYGNSGGRPVPNGSMGGER
- the LOC143468902 gene encoding uncharacterized protein LOC143468902 isoform X4, which produces MRLVTKQQDSVQQHNDIESVSASTQSTLEINSFVSLSPLGAPSADLNGIMNTKVTAGAAVDNVAKNDVHRGPMDGGERNEVVQPIVMLPKLEGKDLLKQVQYQLEYYFSTENLSQDPYLISQMDSEQYVPICTIANFNAIKKLTSDINLVVEALKASTLVHVDEKGERVRPIKTRCVVILRDIPEGTPLERIGELFSGPGCPKLMSCKHAAGTSWYTTFDSEEDAQAAYCYLRENQVTFQGHLVQARMKSTTHRVTTFSSQHASNRAAQEQGAPLPSAQQQQVTSPPIDYIPPPQSFVLCAQPAFPSGGHVVVSHAPPPPFITRFEPPSPGVVPTSGQQPSPPVALSAQFSPFVVAPWQPNIYAADVNVMGTFQQQNFKPSQSSQPSAMNATKSPPYSAGHRFTDFHKGVSQRSFNQRKSTSGAQHNNPSTQVNPTAARYVLTSDPNPPSLAPDGFHQPQHFIQTDHRVAQMSGAGAHPSHYLPAVQAPFVTPNANEPHLTMMVPPQPLSAHRRGQVLHHVQHRPSNNYHHQNYVSAQNGNRGNRVNPRTSGNQTEISPRFLNKAMNQQSYGGYGHHGAYSSNRPIASNDVHHDRHFQHHSKAGGGHSDQRSRGSTPYGDKEYGESTGLNDAADYNNNYSKRPIGRTPSNGPASNGSDVNEQRNYQSGLDRRNSRQRRGRREDEKNTPAPHPSVGNTPFNLESNSFPPLPGSSENPQPGKDVQDEDADEQKSNIRTKAPTPESSAPPQKTYSEVSISSKPAPPQPAPPKLSTDGGKPTRVKNDTNEVLASKPVKGKSSHHSSAQASSKSHSKQSPLDKPDPAKSALNSSKPQQSAVHTVHPKKPQRPTGHREGPKGNQPSSKLVESERKAPAQDDKDLEISCKVPDDVKTENDEGESVTSSSPTPDGRRLTYAEMLRKKAQSDAAKSDSGDDSRSSDETRDPSEGKSPDDDSPEAKNKTPEVVEEAPVSQKRPEGMTNGYSRRGDFEHRRGNYRYHRDRNDGHEHRRYDHRDWGYGGGRGNGPRDFRGRGGYRPRRGNFNRYYGNSGGRPVPNGSMGGER
- the LOC143468902 gene encoding uncharacterized protein LOC143468902 isoform X2 gives rise to the protein MSMTLRPLSVDSSEQSSSVITKSPSRCISGEECTAASFIASGSDEMRQVLEGEDLVDVSGAVGKNERSLSCDITAGDINQIEPTCETSRDGFTCHDGCKAPSWATDSSCSSSSSNAADSTGLTDSGIAEPQTTDTSCACNPADAMPTSSFGFNPKLGLLRSGDHRMSSIRQHISLNMTGTCSSVSNCPTSTLTVFNIPSQVMKSPALSMADISIVVPDNMTSCLAENKIVDDLLNDETSFLYSVNECATVPDDSSPGDVKFVSDVTMPQLADAIRHEVSSERSGVKDAPSDRVIPQLSGQSDQSIVHFNNDVTIRESPCPADQRVTSKDEEKTSEQRLLISRDDARSESGESDEWHCVVTSRSKQRRKQLKRSQPGQSHSRANKAVQPRRGPERGQSFQQTASAARSRPGTVRSRHSPTSAAMKSANGESASVKTEAPRSAQQVASAWSLPITPQIESVSASTQSTLEINSFVSLSPLGAPSADLNGIMNTKVTAGAAVDNVAKNDVHRGPMDGGERNEVVQPIVMLPKLEGKDLLKQVQYQLEYYFSTENLSQDPYLISQMDSEQYVPICTIANFNAIKKLTSDINLVVEALKASTLVHVDEKGERVRPIKTRCVVILRDIPEGTPLERIGELFSGPGCPKLMSCKHAAGTSWYTTFDSEEDAQAAYCYLRENQVTFQGHLVQARMKSTTHRVTTFSSQHASNRAAQEQGAPLPSAQQQQVTSPPIDYIPPPQSFVLCAQPAFPSGGHVVVSHAPPPPFITRFEPPSPGVVPTSGQQPSPPVALSAQFSPFVVAPWQPNIYAADVNVMGTFQQQNFKPSQSSQPSAMNATKSPPYSAGHRSFNQRKSTSGAQHNNPSTQVNPTAARYVLTSDPNPPSLAPDGFHQPQHFIQTDHRVAQMSGAGAHPSHYLPAVQAPFVTPNANEPHLTMMVPPQPLSAHRRGQVLHHVQHRPSNNYHHQNYVSAQNGNRGNRVNPRTSGNQTEISPRFLNKAMNQQSYGGYGHHGAYSSNRPIASNDVHHDRHFQHHSKAGGGHSDQRSRGSTPYGDKEYGESTGLNDAADYNNNYSKRPIGRTPSNGPASNGSDVNEQRNYQSGLDRRNSRQRRGRREDEKNTPAPHPSVGNTPFNLESNSFPPLPGSSENPQPGKDVQDEDADEQKSNIRTKAPTPESSAPPQKTYSEVSISSKPAPPQPAPPKLSTDGGKPTRVKNDTNEVLASKPVKGKSSHHSSAQASSKSHSKQSPLDKPDPAKSALNSSKPQQSAVHTVHPKKPQRPTGHREGPKGNQPSSKLVESERKAPAQDDKDLEISCKVPDDVKTENDEGESVTSSSPTPDGRRLTYAEMLRKKAQSDAAKSDSGDDSRSSDETRDPSEGKSPDDDSPEAKNKTPEVVEEAPVSQKRPEGMTNGYSRRGDFEHRRGNYRYHRDRNDGHEHRRYDHRDWGYGGGRGNGPRDFRGRGGYRPRRGNFNRYYGNSGGRPVPNGSMGGER